DNA from Candidatus Cloacimonas acidaminovorans str. Evry:
GGTAATTAAAACATCAGCAGTTTTTTGAGCAGCTGAAATCAGAGAACTGCCACTACCTCCACAAATAGCTATCCTGTTAATATTTTTATGCAGGTCAAAACTGGCTGTCCAAAGTTTAACCTGAGGACAATTTAAGCGTTCTTTAACTAAAATAGCCAAGTCCTGAAGATTTATTTCAGCGTTGTATTTGCAAATCAGACCCAATCCATAAGCCGGATTGGGATTAGCAACCTCATAATGATAAATCAACGGTGTTTCATAAGGATGATTTTGACGAATTGCAGCTAAGACATCATTTAAATGAAAGCTTTCACAGCAGAATTGAAGACAGGTTTCCGCAATATGACCTTCAATACCGCTATCTTTATAGGGTTTGGCATTTTCCGAAGCTTTGTAATAACCTTCGGATTCCTGTTTATTGGCACAATTGTAATAGTTTCCTATTTTTCCGGCACCTGCATTCCAAGCCGAATGCATTATTTTTTCCGCTTCTTCAAGAGGGCAATAAACCACTATTATATAGTTAGTTGCTCCCGTTTCAGAACTTAAAGAACCAAGAACTTCCAAACCGAGTTTTTGGGCTAAACTATGATTTACACTTTTTTCCGCAACATCCAGATTAGTATGTAGGGAAATTAGGGAAAGGTTATTTTTAATGATTTCCAAATAGAGAGGATTTGTTATATTTTTAAGCTGTTGGAAAATCAAAGGATGATGGCTTAAAATCAATTGACATCCGTTTTCTAATGCTTTTTGAACAGCTGTTGAGGTTACATCCAAAGTTATGTAAACATTTTCCACTTCACTGTTTAAGTCACCTATCTGTAAGCCGGAATTATCCCAGGAAAGAGCTAATCCCAAAGGAGCAAATTCTTCTATCTGTTTCATTATCTCACTTATTTTCATAATGATACCTCATCTTGCTGATGCAAAAACAGGTAAACTAAAAATGCTTATCCCGTCAAGCAGTATCTGTTTATTATAATTCTGAGAAAAGAGGAAAAGAGAGTTTTTTACAAAGAGGAAAAGAGAAAAAGAGAGGGTTTTTTACAAAGAGATAAAGAGAAAAAGAGGGTTTTTTACAAAGAGATAAAGAGAAAAAGAGAGGATTTGGAAGTGAAAAGTCAGAAGTTGTAGTCGGAGGACACCGTTCCTCAGCAAGAAAAAAGGTTCCTGATTTTGTGTAGCTTCAGCGAGCTCCGACTACATAATTCAGGGTTTATAATAAAATTATCTCCTTGTTTCACCTTTCACTTTTTCACCTTTCCACTATTCCACTATTCCACTTTTCCACTTTTCCACTTTTTCACCTTTTCACCTTTCACCATTTTGATTTTTTGCACAATTCCTTCACCGCAATTTTGGCAGATTTCAAAAGCGGAACGATTATTTAAAATTGCCTTACGCATTTTTTGTATCTTTTTTCCGCACCAAAGTTCAGAAAAACTGTGCTCTTGAATATTGCCGATTTTTATGCTACCATTTTTATCGTAGCAGCAGATATTCATTTCCCCGTCCCAATTTATAACCGGTTGTGTCCATAAGCGTATGCAGCGATTTTTCAGTTGGGTTTTCAGAGTAAATTTATTGCCCTGTTGGAAATAGCGACTGTATTTATGATCGGAAGGTAAAAAAGCAAGGTCATCAGAACTGTATATTTGTGCCGTTTTGAATTCCAGTTTATCAATTTTCAGTTTTCTTGCCAAGTGTTTAACTTCTTCAATCTCATTTTCGTTATGTTTCATAATCAAAAACTGCCAAACGATATATGGCTTGTTGCTATGCAATTTTTCTTTCTGGTGAACCAGTTCCTGCATATTTTTCAGCACGAGATCAAAGTTTCCGTTTATCCGATATTTATTATAGGTCTCTGCCGTAATTCCATCCAGAGAAATAATAATTTTATGCAAACCGCTTTTCACGATGCGTTCAATGTTTAGTTCCAAGCTGGCATTAGTGGAGGTCATAGTGTAAAAATTTTGTTTAGAGGCATATTCCAGCATTGCATAAAAATCGGGATTCAGAAAGGGTTCGCCTTGACTCCATAAAATCAGCATTCCAATTTTATTTTGAACTTCCCTACAGATTTTTTTAAATAGCGGCAAAGACATCATTCCCCTGGGACGAAGCAATTTTCCATTGCCGGTTAAACATAAAGGACAGTGTAAATTACAAATATTTGTCGGTTCCAGCATTAAGGCAGGCGGATAAAAATGCACCAGCGGTTTATGGGTTATCAGTGATAAACCGTATTCACAAACAATTCCACAGGTTTGCCATAAACGCTGTTTATACAAAAATGCTTTTGCCAAGTTAAGATAATCCGTATTCATAGTTTGCAACTTGCTAAAAAAGAGTGAAGGCGTCAAGCAAAAAGAGAAAACATAGAATAAGATTATTGCACCTAAACCAAATAATGCGATTGATGAGCAGTGGGTTGGCAAATTCTTTCTTTGCCGAAGAACCGAAGGTTTCTAAAGGTATTTATAATTTTCAGCAGTTGCTTAAGTCAGAATTCGGCAAGCATATAAGGTCTTTCACAATTATATTATGACTTGTTATTTTTGTTGCTAAGTCCTTGGATTTGATAGTAATAGTAGGTAGAAAATCAGCTAATGGTCCGGAGATAGGAATATTCAATTTTCTTTTCATTTCTTGAGTATTTATTCCACCAAACAATGCTTCATCTTCTATGTATAATTCTTTGTAATATTGCCTTATCCATTGGTAATAAAACAATTAGCCATAGTATTTGTCGTTATTGGGTTAGAATGCATAATTGCTTGTTACATAGTTGATTAAGTAACGACTCCGTAACACTTCCGTAACACTTCCGTTGTCTCGTTAGGGAATCGTTACTTGGTTGTTACTTTGTTGTAAGAAGTAGCACAAAGATAAAAACAAGCCAAAGTAAGGCAGGAGTTATCTGCGGCTTGATAACTTTCTCTGGGACAATAAATTCTATAGTGTCTATCCCAAATTATGCAGTTGAGAAAAAAAGGATTGACAATTTCTAATTTGCCAAAGAGTTATAAAATTCTCTCTGGTCGTTATGAGTCCTCATCACAATATTAATTAGTGACAATGTGCAAAGTTATACAAGCTATGATGACTCCTGACCTAATTCATTCTTCATTTTTCATTTAAACGAGTGGCTTACGTCATCATCGCTATCATTGTTTCGGGACAGTCCCAGCGAAAAAAATAACTTGCCAATTTTATAAAGATGAAAAAGAGTGAAATACTAATATAAGTTGGAAAAAGGAAGAAGTTATCAGGAATTAATATCCTGCTATGCTAAAATGGTGATAGCTAAGAGGATTGCAAAAGATGGCGCTAATTGCTTTTCGGCATACCTTTTAACGTGCTGAAATTTATGGGGCAAAGCGGAATTTGCCACTTCCTTTTCAGATAAAGCAAAGAGATGCATAAATGACTAAGAGATTTTTAGTTACGCTTATTTTACTGACGGCAGTATTTTGTTCTGCTCTGGAGGTTACTTATATTGATTGGCAGAATTACGGTTCAGCGGCTACAAGAATCGTAATAGGTCTTTATGGCACAGGGTCTTATAAAGTTGATAAAAGTAATGACTTTGTAGAAATAAAGTTAGATAATGCCGATGTCAGTAAAGTAGATATTTCCAATTCTGCTGAGGGTTTGATAAAAAGTATAGAACAATTTGGGGATAAAATAGTTATCTCTACTTTCTGTCCTTACTGTTTGGAACAGATGGAATTGGATGCACCCCGGCGTTTAGTTTTGGATCTTATTGTTGCTCAACCGGATAAACAACAAAAAATAGAGCTTGTGGATTTCTATACCTCTGTGGGGAAATTAAATAGCGCTGATAAAATTTACTCCGAACTTCACCGTAATTATCCAAGTGATTATGAGATATTGTATAAATGGGCTTGTTTATTAAAACAAAGAGGTAGCGGTCGGCTAAAGGAAATAGTGGGGAAAATTCCTGAAAATTCCGAGTATTATTCTTTGGCGCAACAAATGCTAAAGGGGACTGAGAAAAAAGATTCAGCCCAATTATGTTCCCCGCAGAAAGCGCAAAATGCCTGCAAAATAAGCTCCGTTGAAGAAAAAACAACGACCGAGTCCCTATACATTATGCCCAAAACTCAGCAGGATAAGAAGCAGACAACTAAACCCGCTAAAATTAAAAAATTATATGGCAGAAAATGGATTAGCGGAATTATGCTGTTAATCATCCTGATTTTGCTGTTAATTTTAATATATCTTTTCATTGCAAGCATTAGCAGAAAGAAAAAGAAAACAACACTGAACATCAATATTGAACCCGACAATAAAGAAGATATTCACCCCGAGGAAAATAAAACCCTCTGTCTTATGGTTCGTCGTTTGCTTGATTTTGGTTGGACAAATAGTGAAATTGCTAAAGAATTAAAAATATCCGAGGAGGAAGTGGAACGCCTGGTGCAATTGTGTCATCAGGATGAATCCCAATAAAATATGGCTAAGAAAATATGTTTGGCTATCCTGTTACTTTTTTGTTCATTATTACCTGCTTTGAGTTTGATACCGGATTCTGCCTTTGCTCCGGAAATTCAGAAAGGGTTAAAACCCAGTTTATTAAGTTATCTCCAAAGTGCAAAAGAAGATAGTATCTCTATTTATAATAATGGATTATACCTTCCTTTTGTCTCGCGTTCCAGCGTAGGTGACGCTGTCCTTGATATTTGCCGTTTGGGAAATGCCAACTATTCTTTATTGAGTTATCAAAGTCCTGATTATAAATTGAGAGGGGAACTGAATTTTATTGGGGGTTTGGAACCTGTTAAAAAGGATGAAAGTTACAGCTTTCTCTACAGAGGGTGGCTGTTGAAATCGCAATATGGAAAACACATAGAAATGAATACTAAATGGTGGAACGGAATTTTTTTGGGTAATCAAAACGCAGCAAGAAATTCCTGGCTGGTGGATGGTTACTACAATACCACCGATGAAAAACTGAACATTGATAATCTTAGCGGAGATATCAGCTACAATGCCAAGAACTTAACTCTGGCTTTAGGACGGGGAAAATTTCCCGTAGGCAATTCTATTAGCGGAAGTATCATTTTGAATGATGGGGTGAATGATTACGGTTATATTTTGGCTGAAGGCAGAGCAGGCATTTTTAGTATCTCTTTTTTGCACGCATCTTTAATGGCAGATAGCACTTACAATATATATAATGACCATTTTTACAACAACAAGAATTATCCCGATAAGTATCTGGCATTGCATCAATTCGGCTTTCATCCTTGTTCTAATTTGCATCTTTTCCTTGGTGAAGAAATCATCTATGGCAATCGTTCACCGGAAATTAGCTACTTTTTACCCAATGCTTTCTGGCGAGCAATTGAGCATAACCTTTGGGATAGAGATAATGTAATGATTTTTGCTGGAGGTTCTTATCGTCCTGTTCAACCGTTATTTCTTTATGCACAAGTTCTTATAGATGAATTTAGTTCCAGCAAACTTTTCAGTGATTGGTGGGGAAATAAATATGCTTTACAGGGTGGAATGCGTTGGAATGTTCCTTTTTCTTTACCGGAAAGTCCTTCTGCAGATATAACAACAGAAATTACAGCTGTCCGTCCTTTCACTTATACGCACTATTTGAATCATACGATGTTTTCTACTGATGGCAGACCTCTGGGCTATCCTAAAGGTTCCAATTTGGCAGATGTTTCTTGTCTTTTGCGTTTGCCATATAAAGATATTTTTCTTTGGCAGGGAGGTGTATCTTATTGCAAACAAGGAAGTTTTGGCAGTGACTGGAGGCAAAATTATCATAATGTTTTTAATACAGCGGAAGAAATTGATGAAGGCACGGCGGATTGGTTTCAAGGAACAAAGACAGAAACTATTACCTTGAAAAGTAATGTCCTTATAGATATTTTTGCTCATCACCGTCTCCTTTTTGGTTTTGAAACTGCTCACCTTGATGACTGGCAAAATACCTTCTATTCTGCCTGGCAGTTTATTTATTAAGGGTTCAAAAATGAGAGTAGTTGATCGCCTTGAATTCCCGAAGCGGTATAAACCGAAACAGTTTATCCTGATTATTGTTATTGTTCTTGTTATTCTGGGGATTTTCATTCAACGCTCCAGTGTAAGAAGAAATGCGTCCCGAATTCAAATCAGCGATGTCCGCATCTCCAATTTCGGCACTCAATTTATAGAACTGGAATACACTCTTGCCAATACCGGTAAAAGAGACCAGGAAATTGCATTAATGGCAAGGGTTTGGGATGTGGAAGGCGAAGAAATTGCCAGCGCTTTATTTAGTGTGAAAGTGAAGGCAAATAGTATAAGCAAACGGACTAAAATGCTGGATAAACTAAATCGGGCTTTACAAGAAGGGGAAAGACCTTATAAAGCGGAAATAGCGCTCTATACAAGACATATACCTTAACCTGGAAGAACGCCATTTTCGTCGTTCACTGCCGCAATATCTTTTACGCTACTTGCAAATGAATTTGGCATTGCAAACGCGTGATGTTAGGAAGGAAGAATGAATATCAAATGGCAGTTAGGATAAATTTTTGTTTATAAGGGAAGAATAAAAAATTATAAATTTGTGTCATTTATGAAATCTGTGAGAGAATAATTTATCGTCGTCATTAATCATAAGCGCCAATGAAGATATTGTAAGAGATAAAATTGGGAAAGCGCTAATGACTTCTGACTTAAATAAAAAATCCTGAAGATGGAGATAAAATGTAAATGGAGGCAAACAGAAAAGCACCTGCTCCTTTTCTCTTGCCGGTTTTGTTTTGGACTATCGGTATCATCCTGGCAAAATGCTTCCTGCCGGGAATAAATTTTCAATTAATTATAGCCGGTGGATTAACAATTGTTGCTATCTTTATGCGTAGGATACGCCAAATTTTACTGCTGTTACTTTTTTTGTTTTTAGGTATGTTACGCTTTTCTTTATGCCAACAGGAAAGTTCTCAACTGGAGATGTTATTGCAGGAAAAAGAACACCTTCAGCAGGAAATAACTTTTAATGTTACAAGGGTCTTTTCAGTGGAGGAAAAGCGTTATGCCATAGAGCTTGATTCCCTTGCCTCTTATCCTTTGCAAGAAAAAATTATCCTATCTACCAATGAAAGCTTAATCCCAGGCAGAACTTATCGTTTATTAGCGGAAATTTATCCCTTAACCCGCGATCCTATTTTGGATATTTATCCTAATCGTTATTCTGCAGTTGCTTATCAATTGGGCAAAGCACAGGAATTTCCCAACCTAAAAGTTAGCGCTATAATTGGCAGATTGCGTTATGAACTGCTAAGTTCACTGGAAGCTAAATTGGGAGAAGATGCGGATTGGGCAAAAGCATTGCTTTTTGGTGAATCGGGATTAAAGCAGGAATACATTACTCAGCTTACCGGAGCAGGAATTATACATTTGATAGTTGTAAGCGGAATGCATATCTGGTTTATTTATTTGATTCTGGTTTCGCTGTTAAGGATGTTTTTTAAAAGGGAAATAGCGGAGTTTCTTTTTCTACCGTTAATTTTACTTTATGCGGCACTCAATAACTGGTCTCCTTCTGTAACTCGCTCTATTATTATGATTTCAGTAGGTATTTTAGCTCGCTGGCTGCAAAGTCCTGTTTCGGGAGCTCAAACATTAGCTTTATCTTTGTTTATTATAACTCTCTTAAGTCCTTTGCAGTTGTTTAATATAGGACTTCAGCTTTCCTTTGTTTCGGTGCTGGTTATTTTTTACGGATTGCCCAATTTTCGGTTATTTTCCCGGGATAAAATATTGAACAATCCCTTTTATAAAGTGCTTAATGATTTACAAGATGGTATTTTACTTTCGGCGCTTATTTCCATAGCAATAACTCCTTTCACTCTCTATTATTTTGGGACTGCATCTCTAAATGGCATAATTGGCAATACATTAGGCATTCCACTTAGCGGAATATTGCTCCCGCTATCTTTTTTAGTGCTGATAACTCCTCAGAGCTGGTATTTAACAAAAATATTTGTAATAGTTTATAGAGCAGTTAATATTTTATGGATACGCTGGATGCAGTTTTGTTACAACTTGCCTTTTTCCCTGTCTGCCAATTACTTATCTCTGTTTCAGGCAATAGCTTTAGCAGTTGTAATTCTGTGGGGTTTTTTCCTTATTCGCGGTAAATTCAAATTTGCTTTGCAAGCTGTAATTCCTATGTCTCTGTTGGTTACCGGTTTTATGCTGATTCCTACTTGGCAAAAACCAGAGGCAAGTGTATATATTTATAATTGCGGTGTAGGTGATTGCACTCTAATTCGTTTTGCAAATGGTGAAACAATGCTGATTGATACAGGTGGCACAAAAAAGAAAGGGTTTGCGGAAAATATTTTAACTAAAAGCGATTATTCCGAAGAAAGTTGGTTAAGTAAGAATTTACTTCCCTGGCTGGGCAAAAAGGGCATCACCAAAATTGACTATCTTGTTCTTACGCATTTACATAGCGATCATTGTGGAGGTTTGATAACCTTGCTGAATCAGAAAAAAATAAAGCATATTTTTGTCAGCGATGAAAGCACCAAACAAGAGCTCTGGAACTATGCATCTAAACAGAAATATTTTGGAACAGCTCAAATACATACAGTTACGGATACCTGTTCATTCTTTACAGGCAAGGCAAAATTGAAATTCCTGCATCCGGATAAATCCTATCATCCCTTAAACGAGAATAACTCTTCTCTGGTTTGCCGTTTGGATACAAAACAGGAACGCCTTCTTTTTACAGGCGATATTGAAGCCGAAGCTGAAAATTATCTGGTAGATAACTATGCGCAAGAACTGCAAGCGGACTTTTTAAAAATCCCACATCATGGTTCACGCA
Protein-coding regions in this window:
- a CDS encoding Nif3-like dinuclear metal center hexameric protein; protein product: MKISEIMKQIEEFAPLGLALSWDNSGLQIGDLNSEVENVYITLDVTSTAVQKALENGCQLILSHHPLIFQQLKNITNPLYLEIIKNNLSLISLHTNLDVAEKSVNHSLAQKLGLEVLGSLSSETGATNYIIVVYCPLEEAEKIMHSAWNAGAGKIGNYYNCANKQESEGYYKASENAKPYKDSGIEGHIAETCLQFCCESFHLNDVLAAIRQNHPYETPLIYHYEVANPNPAYGLGLICKYNAEINLQDLAILVKERLNCPQVKLWTASFDLHKNINRIAICGGSGSSLISAAQKTADVLITGDISYHGFLESKIPLIDAGHFYTEYPALQLLADFVNKLQLHPFIMPQNEHLYTQHLLII
- a CDS encoding DNA internalization-related competence protein ComEC/Rec2, with translation MEANRKAPAPFLLPVLFWTIGIILAKCFLPGINFQLIIAGGLTIVAIFMRRIRQILLLLLFLFLGMLRFSLCQQESSQLEMLLQEKEHLQQEITFNVTRVFSVEEKRYAIELDSLASYPLQEKIILSTNESLIPGRTYRLLAEIYPLTRDPILDIYPNRYSAVAYQLGKAQEFPNLKVSAIIGRLRYELLSSLEAKLGEDADWAKALLFGESGLKQEYITQLTGAGIIHLIVVSGMHIWFIYLILVSLLRMFFKREIAEFLFLPLILLYAALNNWSPSVTRSIIMISVGILARWLQSPVSGAQTLALSLFIITLLSPLQLFNIGLQLSFVSVLVIFYGLPNFRLFSRDKILNNPFYKVLNDLQDGILLSALISIAITPFTLYYFGTASLNGIIGNTLGIPLSGILLPLSFLVLITPQSWYLTKIFVIVYRAVNILWIRWMQFCYNLPFSLSANYLSLFQAIALAVVILWGFFLIRGKFKFALQAVIPMSLLVTGFMLIPTWQKPEASVYIYNCGVGDCTLIRFANGETMLIDTGGTKKKGFAENILTKSDYSEESWLSKNLLPWLGKKGITKIDYLVLTHLHSDHCGGLITLLNQKKIKHIFVSDESTKQELWNYASKQKYFGTAQIHTVTDTCSFFTGKAKLKFLHPDKSYHPLNENNSSLVCRLDTKQERLLFTGDIEAEAENYLVDNYAQELQADFLKIPHHGSRNSSSSEFLQAVNPQEVWITASSRNSYHFPHPETIKRLQKQQTKIFITGNGTIRKMIDSRSN
- a CDS encoding radical SAM protein, which translates into the protein MNTDYLNLAKAFLYKQRLWQTCGIVCEYGLSLITHKPLVHFYPPALMLEPTNICNLHCPLCLTGNGKLLRPRGMMSLPLFKKICREVQNKIGMLILWSQGEPFLNPDFYAMLEYASKQNFYTMTSTNASLELNIERIVKSGLHKIIISLDGITAETYNKYRINGNFDLVLKNMQELVHQKEKLHSNKPYIVWQFLIMKHNENEIEEVKHLARKLKIDKLEFKTAQIYSSDDLAFLPSDHKYSRYFQQGNKFTLKTQLKNRCIRLWTQPVINWDGEMNICCYDKNGSIKIGNIQEHSFSELWCGKKIQKMRKAILNNRSAFEICQNCGEGIVQKIKMVKGEKVKKWKSGKVE